In the Carettochelys insculpta isolate YL-2023 chromosome 6, ASM3395843v1, whole genome shotgun sequence genome, CGGGGGGCGCTGCAGCTGATTCTTACCTGTTATACACACTGGCcaactcctggagcacaaacatGGACTtgtcctgctgctccttctcGTAGGCGTAGGCGGCAAGCTTGGCTTGGGCGCCCTCCACGGCCTGGCCCTGGGACCCCTCAGACAGCTCCAGCTCTATCTTCCAGTTGTTGTTCGCTTTCACCACCACTGCCTGGGCCACGCCCACAGCTGACTCCTCCACTGAGTTCCTGAGGTCCCGTCTGCAAAAGGTGTTCACCTTCCAGTCCGCCATGGTCGGGGCTCCCGCTGCAGTCGCCCCCGCAGCAGGTTACAGCACAGGGTGCAGGTGCCATTTGGGCTGAGCCAGAGGCCTGGGTGCACCAGGTAGGCCCACGTCCCGCCCAGCGTGGTGATGTCAATGCCCTCCTGGACCAGCTGGTGCCCGGGCACAGAGGCCACGGCCATACTTcactctcagctgtgcccatgtAACAGCTGGGGCAGACCCCagggaaaaggaagaggaagaggagagggatGAAGGCTCTGGATCTGGGCATGGTGGTGTGAAGGCCGCACCCCTCCTCAGGAGCTGGGTTCAGTCTCTGAGCTGCCCTTGCGAGAGAATCACAGTGACAGCCTTCCTGAATGACCGTCTAGTAGCAGGCAGTTCCCCAGGCACAACCAGACACCTCCAGGCTCCTCTCACCCTCCCTGCATCTGAGAGGAGAGATGGGCCAAGTGCCTGTGCTATAGCCGGCCCCGCCCTTGCCCTCCAAACGAAAGGGAGAATTGCTGTTGGGTGTGTGCAGTAGAGGGGCCATGACACACACAAGCAAGTAGTTCTGATTCTGTCTACAAGGGGGCAGTTGTGTGTTGTAGGGGGTGTGAAATACATGGGGGAGCAGTTCTCAGTCCGATCAATAGATGGCGCTGCAGACGCGCCTGTGcacagccccactccccacccacctcccaggagGAATCTCCCCTCCTTATGCCACTATCTGAACCCCCTGCCTGAGTGGCTGCCATTAGTGTGACCTTACTTCACAGGACACAGCCCCTGTCCCTCCTGCAGGGGGAGAGAGGAGACAGCCCACGAGCATCCTCAGTTCCCTTCCTGTCCTACCCCCTATTCGCTGTATGTGCCGTGATCCTTTCttggcactgagatgcagccagctctggagcGGGGCCGCTGGAAAACAGCCAGACAATGACACTGCCCAGGGGTAGCTCAGCCAGTGCTGagaggcagccagctctggggtggggcagagggaattgctactcagagccctggggagcaTTGGCTCGGGGTACGGTGGTGTCCCCACCTTCACAGCATCCTGCCCCCAAGCCTGGTCCTGGCCCTGCCCTCTGGGTTACCTGCCTGCAGCAATGCTCAAAGCTTATATCTGCTGATtggggccagctccctgctcactcccttctgctcccagcgCTGTGTGACTCCCACCCGGGGCTGCCCGCTGGAGCGTGTGCACACGGGGCCTCGGCCTTTCCAGGGGCTGTCCCAGGGCAGGTGCCAGCTGGACCGGAGCACAGGGAATGGAGCTCTCTGGGCGTGTgtactggggcgggggtggggggcaggaagagcgacctccaccctgccctgcagcaaaGTCCCTCGCTAATGACCCCCGTGCGTAGAGCTGCCCTTGCAAGAGGGGGAGCCGGCTGGGAGGAAGGGCCCCATGTGGATCCCATTGGAGAGGTGGAGTGGGTTagtgctcagagcagggggcgaGAGCCAGGTAAGCCCCGAGCCACCTTGAcagaacagaccttgtcagctctggccctcccttttactgggaccccactctttaaatacccctctggacccCTGTGCCCCCCCTCATGCAGCTGACAAGGcaggtctggcccatgaaagctcatgctccaaaatatctgtcagtctctaaggtgccacaggacttcctgttgttctcgaagatacagactaacatggctaccgctctgctACTTGTCAcatgcagctgggctgcagggccatGAGATCGCTGGGCTCATTCCTCCTCGGAGCCCGCGCCCCCGACTCGGACATGGCCCGAGATGGGCGACTGCCCCACGCCGACCCCTCTGCTAGTTGCTGGTGgcctttggaaagagaagctctGACATCCAAGCCAGCGAGCGCCCCTGGCTCACCCCAGGACGGCTGCGCTCAGGGGAACTCGGACAGGAGCGCTGGGGCCCCGAGCCTGGACACAGATCCACCTGATTCCCCAGGGAATACGGGAGTTGCAAATCAGAGGCCTCCTGCTCCAGTCTGGCTcccccggggccggggccaggacCCTGGGGAGCTCCGTCTgaaaggggctgcagctcagcatGGTCACTTGGAAGCTGAACCAGGAACTTTATTCATATCTGTAGGTTTGACTTACGCTCTTGTGCTCTGGGTGGACCACAGGCCATCTACAATCACCTCCCCCTACATCTCTCCTTCTTGACAGAGAACGGGcgggtggggggctcaggcacTGACATGTTACCTGCCGGAGGGACACCAGGCAGCGAGGACgctgggcagtgagggctgggccCTCGTAAGATGCTAGTGGGGattcaccaggccccagggcagggaacggTTTGGTGCTGGGGGTAGGAAATGGGGTTTTTCCCCTCGAGGGGATGTGGCTCCTATGATAACCGACCTGAGGTTTCCCACCCCAGTGGGGTgtgagatgcagctgcctctggggtggagcaaaGGGGACCTGAGAGGCTGTGGCCATTTCCTACCCATTTCAAAGGGGACCTCCCAGGCCACATCAAAGCCCCTGCATGcgtggagccagggcaggactACAGGGGCCGAACGCGTTGGTCTCTGGGGCCCCACTCTTGGTGACATGAGTCACGCGCTGGAAGTCAGTGTCATAACAGAGGCAGCACCAGGAGGAGAAGAGATacccccacagcagagccctgcagggctcccttcACCCCAGTGAGGATCGTGAGAATAGAGACCACGGAGGtcagcccaggctggggggcagagccacatcagagcagggctgagccccTGGCAAAGACATGCCATCATCAGATAGAGTGTTTTACaagtggggaaaccgaggcacggacCAGGCAGGGGTAGGGCATGCTTAGCAGTCCCATCCCCCTGGCCCCAGACtgcactcccttcccagagccacaacgggaacccaggagtcctgtttcccaacccctccccctgcttccagcccctCCCAGACCTGGAGACAGACAGGACCCTAGTGAGTTACATCTGGGTGGCCGGATGTCACAGACTCAGCTGGAGGAGGAACACTGGGAGCCCTTGGGATGGGAAATAGGCCACAAAGACCTTTATTGGACCGACAGGCCAGATTCCCGttcccagctccagcacctgatcagggggctgcaggggagcgggAGACTGGTTCGGAACAGGACCTGGGGACTTTCCTTGCTAGGAGATGCCAGCTCAGCTCTGGCCCAGTGACGTGggacaggctggctcagctgggtggGGAATGGGGCCTTTCTTCTCTAGGGGTCGctcctctgctccagcctgggGGACAGGGGTTTGCCATGTGTTTTGATAAGGACCCCACACACCCACAGCCTGAGGTAGGGCTCTAACTGGAACAAACTGACCTCTGGGGGGAAAGGGGCCATGGGTGGAGCTGGCGCAGATCAGAAGATGCAGCAAGATGAACGCAGAAAAGGGGAGAGAACAGACCAGCAGCTGTCACTGGGGTTGACTCTCCCTTGTTGCCTCAAGGCTAGAGCAACGCAGCCCTACACATAGGCACAATTGCAtttggagggggcagaggggtatGTTGCCCCACCCTGAATTTTGAACCATGGGCCTTGCCAGCActattccccactctgacactccagaTGCAGAAAGTGAGGTCCGGCAAAATCCCCGTCAAATACCTTGCTTGTAAAAGGGTTTgcttaaaaagctccccaaggtcacagattccccgACCCACAGCTGGtaattgctgccaccacccaagtgagtaAAAAACCCTTTAGCCCAGGAAAGAGACCCCCAGGAAGTCTCCCGATcgggtaccccaagctcttaaccctccctccggAGGGAGCTTGGatacaaagagctgtaatctagTAGCTAGCCTTTCAGCCTAAGGCCTGAACAGACACAGGCTCTCCTTTAGGGTACAAGGATTAAATCATtcactttaaaaagtaatttatgcCCAAAACAAGAGGAAATCAAGTCACACCAGTTGCAGCACACTTCCCTGGCATTCAGCTCAGAAGTACCCATTACAGGAAAAGGGATCAAATCATTAAACAAAGCCACACAAAAATATATAGTCCACACCAAATCctaaataaccataacctgatcacatctaccTACACATTTCCCTTCAACTGACATAGCTATGGCCGATTTTGCGACGGTCAAGGATATTTAATCAGATCTCTGTCCCCTCCTCATCAGCCATGCAGGCAAAGACCCCTccaactgcaattgttctcagctCAAAAAAGTCTCTCCTTCCCATTGGCGTCCTTGACCACCCCCTGCTGCGAGTTGTCTCTGGAAGGTtaactaaggtgaccatccatcccgtattaggCAGAACGGTCCCATACTTGGGACACCAAAAGGGAGTCCctccttaatttttaaaagggattaattgtCCCGTATACGTGCtctccctgctgaccttttctgccagcaactGTGCAGGCACAGCCGCTGGGAGGAGTCACTTCCCTGGGCCTCCAGGAAGTGGAGGGAGCATGggccgctgccacttcccagctgcTTCCCGGGCAGGGAAGGCGTTcctcacctctgtttgtcagaagctgggaacaggcgacaggggagggatcacttgatgatttccaCTTCTCACTGCTTCAGGGGCACCTGTGACTGGCCGCTGTCGGGGGGACAGGAAACTAAATTGGAGGGATGTTTGCTCTGTCCCTGTCTGTTCATTCTTATTTCATGACCCCTGAACTCTGCAGTAAGAGGAAAAGCAGGAAAAGGGGGAGGGCAAAGAGGGGCTTCCAGAGCCACTGGTATTGGGGGATGGGGAACACGTAGAGCAcctgatgtgggggagggaagtgggaggcACACTGGTCCCCATATGAGACAGGtggaaggggctgcagggaggggcacacaggcCACTGGCAGGAGTACAGGGAGCTCCAATAACAGCAGCACTGGCAGGGTTTGGAGAGGATCCCTACTTTACAAAAGCCACTTTAACTCTATGAGAGTTGCTGGGACATTTGAGGGTTGTTTAATTGGGGGCCTTGTGTTTGGGCTTTTTTGTGCTGGGTGATCACccagtgccagtgtggacacccATCATTACAATACAAGAGGCCTCCAATCCCATACAACAAAGAAATCATCCCCAAAGTCAGGGACTTTCGGGTCCAGCCCTGCGCCACTCACTGTGCGCCGATTTTCTGTTACACAGCAGGATGGGCTAATAAACGGCACTGTGCCTCATTGTGGCaatgctcccccatccccagtggcTGGTGAATGTGAGGAAACACCTTTTACCAAAAATGATGCAAGTACATCCACATTTATTTGTTTAAACTCCATGTCGTCGTCAGAGCAAAACTAGCATTACACAGATTAAAGAGGAAATTTGCATCAGCACAACCCTGCATGCCCACAGGGCTGAGCCAGGCTTGTTGCGAAAAGCAGCGTGGCTTGATTTGCTCGGTAGCCTTGGCAATATACGCTCAGGAAAGGGAGCTTGAGCGAAGCAGATTCGAGTAGGGGGCTGGAAGTCAGGACTGCTTGGTTCTatgtccagctctgggaagggagtggggtctagcggttagagcagggggagacAGGCCAGCTGGGTTCTACCCTCTTAGCCTCTGACTGGCATGTACTCCTGGCAGACATCACCGCCCAGGTTGGGCCCGCACTCCAGCAAGTAGGAATACGTCACGAGGCTGGATGAGAAGGCACAGGTTAGCAAGACATTCCTGCCCACCTTAAGGGGGATTTGGCAGCTTCCCAGAAGCTGGTCTTTCAAAGGCCACGCATCGCTATCCCACACCTCCACTTTCAGTTCAGGCTTCGACCACAGCTTCACTGCCCCGAAGTCCAGGTCCTCCATCCACACGGGGTTGTCATTGTCCGTAATGAGGCTTGTCTGCAACTTCAGGCCTTGGAAGAAGACACTGACGTAGGGGTCACTGGGAGACATGAGGTCCCCTTTCAGGTCTTGACCTGACAAGACACGAACCTTCAGCCGCGCCGTGCCCCGCTGGAGCGAGCAGCACTTGGAGTTGATGAGGGGGTCACCAGAGCAGTGGCATTTGCAGGGATCCAAGGGGTCGGCCCTTCCACCCTGTGGGCAGCGCCGAGGACACTTCCTCTGCCCTCGCTCCAACACGTACTCCTTCACAGCCTGCCTCAGCGCCTCCCGCCTGGGGTTGGCCGACCCCAGCAAGGTGTGGATGGGCGCCAAGGAGTAGGAGACCAGGCCGGGGCTGCCTTTGAGGCTCTCCATCCAGGAGGAGAGGGCTGCAGGGTCTTGCTTGGTGGCAGAGAGCAGGTTGCCATGGCCATGGCCCCCTGTCACCTCAGCATTACCATCCATGTATGGAGCCTGGGAGCTCCAGCTGTCCTGGCTGCTCTGCTCATAGTCATGGGGGCTGGACAAACTCTGGGCCAAGCCCAGTTCCTGCCGGAACTGTGAGACCAGGCGCTGCTGGATTTCTGTAGTTGTCAACCCGTCCAGCACCGCCCGGCAGGTGGGGATGGCCGACAGCTTCCGCACGCGCCcgcccagcactgcctggctCATGTAGTGGGTACCGAACCTGGTCAGGAATTGTCGGTAGGTGGTTGACTCGTAGACAGGTGGGAGTTGGCTCACGGCCCAGGAGAAGTCAGGCATTAGAGGAGGGTCTGGGCGGACCCTCATGCTGCCAGAGGGAAAAGAGAGAGGAGTTAGGGGTGAACCAGAGACCCTGGTGTCTTCCCCCAGCACAAACTGGCCTCGTTTCCCCCAGTGCCCAAAGTCCAGCTAACCTGGGGCATGGGGTTCATGGGGAGGCAGGTTCCCCTCACCCTCCGTGCTGCAACATTACCCCAGTGCAGCACCAGGGAGGTAAGCGGGGCAGGCCCAGCagagggcgctgtgctgtgggggaagggccagggcccagcagggggcgctgtgctgcagggagggcaggagggtttagaagggggcgctgtgctgcgggggtggggcagggcccagcagggggcgctgtgctgcagggagggggcagggcccagcagggggcactgtgctgcggggggggagcagggcccagcagggggcgctgtgttgcggggcggggggcagggcccagcagggggcgctgtgctgcagggagggcaggagggtttagaagggggcgctgtgctgcggggggggcagggccagcagcaggcgctgtgctgcgggggcgggggggaaggcccagcagggggcactgtgctgctggggggagcagggcccagcaggggacgctgtgctgcagggcggggcagggcccagcagggggcgctgtgctgcgggaggggcagggcccagcaggggaggcTTCAGCCAGCTCTCACCTGTAATACACACATGAcaactcctggagcacaaacatGTGCCggtcctgctgctccttctcGTAGGCGTAGTTTGTGAGCCGGGATTGGGTGCCCTGCACGGCCTGGAGACGGGGCTCCCCAGGCAGCACCAGATCTTTCTTCCAGTCGTTAGTCACATCTGCCGCCTTCACCCGGGCCGCACCCACAGCTGACTCCTCCACTGAGCTGCTGATGTCCTGGTTGCACAAGACGTTCACCTTCCAGTCCACCACGGCCAGGGGagccctctgcacctgcccctGAAGCGGGTTCCGGCACAGGGTGCAGGTGCCATTTGGGCTGACCCGCAGGTCGGTGTCCACCAGGTAGGTCCCCGTCGCGCTCAGCGTGGTGATGTCAATGCCCTCCCGGACCAGGTGGTGCCCAGGCACAGAGGCTGTGACCTTACTGCACTCCTCAGCTGTGCTCATGTAGCAGTAGGTGGAGACCCCagggaaaaggaagaggaagaggaggaggatgaagtcTCTGGATCTGGGCATGGTGGCGTGAAGGCCGCACCCCTCCTCAGGAGCTGGGTTCAGTCTCTGAGCCACCTAGAGGGAGAATCACAGCAACAGCCTTCCTGAATGACCGTCTAGTGGCAGGCAGTTCCCCAGGCACAACCAGACACCTCCAGGCTCCTCTCACCCTCCCTGCATCTGAGAGGAGATGGCCAAGTGCCTGTGCTATAGCCGGCCCCGCCCTTGCCCTCCAAACCCAAGGGAGAATTGCTGTTGGGTGTGCGCAGTAGAGGGGCCATGACACACACAAGCGAGTAGCTCTGATTCTGTCCACAAGGGGGCAGTTGTGTGTCGTAGGGGGTGTGAAATACATGGGGGAGCAGTTCTCAGTCCGATCAATAGATGGCGCTGCAGACACGCCTGTGtacagccccactccccacccacctcccaggagAAATCTCCCCTCCTTGTGCCAGGATCTGAACCCCCCACCTGAGTGGCTGCCATTAGTGTGATCTTACTTCAGAGGACACAGCCCCTGTCCCTCCTGCAGGCAGAGAGAGGAGCAGCCTATGGGGTATCTCTAGGCAGCAGCATTATTCTAgcatagcttattccagagttgctATTCCAAAACAACACGTCTACacaacagggaagccctggaataagcaacATGTATTCTGAACCAGCGTCTGCGCACACAGAGCCGATGTGACCTACAGCCATTGGGCGCCCTGGGGCTTATTTCGAAATCAGCTCTCTTCCCTGTTCACCCAGCCCCTACTTCCCAGCAGGCGCTGCTCCCTGCACAGGGAGTtttacctatttcgaaataagccaccttctattttgaaatgatcTTGAATAGTGGTTGCGTTgcgttgtgttgtgttgtgttgtgttgtgttgcatagatgctcagaaagttattttgaaataactttgccgtgtagatCTACCCTGAGTGTCCTCAGTTCCCTTCCTGTCTTACCTCGTAATCTCTGTGTGTTCCAGGATCCTTCACCAGGCACTGAGATGCcgccagctctggggcggggtaGGGGGAACTCCACTCAGAGAGCCCTGGGGAGCACTGGCTCAGGTGTACACTGGTGCCCCCCACCTTCACAgagtcccaccccacagcctggccctggccctccccctggGTTACCTGTCTGCAGCAAAGCACCTGGCCAGCTGGACCTGAGCTGAGCTTTCTGGTGCCCTCTGGGTGCATCGGTTGGAGGCCAGGGGAGGCAGAATGAGGGATCCTGACCCCCCACCTTCAGCAAAACCCCCTCCCCAGTAAATCTGGCAGGAGTAGGGCTGCCCTGAGTGAGGGGGCGCGGTCTAGGCAGGGAGAAGGGCCAAATGCCGACCTCAGTGACCCCGTCGTAAATCCAGAGTAGAGTCTGGCAAACtagagagggagggtgggagccggGACCCTCCCAGGCTCTGGGAGCAGGATGGTGTCTAGTGGTTATAgcagggggctgagagccggaactcctgggttctctctttAACTCTGGAAATGGGGGACCCTGGAGTCCGGCCTGCTGGGTCCTCTCctcggctctgggaggggagcgggtGAGGAGGGCGTGGAGGACACAGAAGAAGTTAAACACCAGCGGAAGTGCTCCAGGGTCAGTCATTAGAGCAGGGCTCCCAAACGCTTCAGCATCACCCCCGttagatttttgagaaaccttcacgccCCCCCGACCTcttctctcccatcagcctcccccaccccgttAACAAAAAACACAAATCGTAGTTGGAAATAAACGTGCCTTGAGGGAAAATGTTATTGAATATTAAAAATCAGCACAAGGAGttcttcttggccccttgcgggtgcctggtgcagtcccagctggctgggtgcctgagcccggtgccagccgccagagctgcccacaccagccacctgccagcacaAGACCTGCAGTGCCAGAGACGCCCGCCGAATCCCTGCGCCACCGAAGCCAGCCACTtacccaccagccacccgccccaggctggcagggtcagccaccccgccccacaccatccccagccgcccaagccccacgctgctggggtcagccaccccGGCCCACACCATccccagccgcccaagccccacgctgccggggccagcctcctgagccctgcaagccaacCACCACCAGAGCCCCACCTCtctcacagagccaggcaccatcagccccctgctcttaccccattcccatccccctcacccgagccaggtacccccagcccccgtCTAACCCCacgccctcttccccccacccacactccctcccctttgcaggaggcagccagccccacgTGGGCCTTCCCCGGCTGCCTGCTCCTCACAGCGGCTGTGCCAGGTCGCCCGCGTGAAATGGccgggctgagagccggaagcaaaggtcggagctttctttgggtgggggggatggcggggggctgggccacctcacaccccccccacactatTTCTTCATACCCCCCCAGAGGGGCACGCCCCCCATGGTGGGAAACTGCACGTTAAAGACACATGAGGAGATGCGCCCGTACCTTTGTGTTTACATAGCCAGGGCGAGAGGTTCACCGTGGACCCCAACGGCCCCGACAGTCGCGAGGCTGCGAGCCCAGAGATACAGCCGCCACGCTCAcatgcagctgggctgtggggccgtCAGATCGCTGGGCTCATTCCTCCTCAGAGCCCGCGCCCCCGACTCGGACATGGCCCGAGATGGGCGACTGCCCCACGCCGACCCCTCTGCTAGTTGCTGGTGGCCTTTGGAAAGAGAAAGCTCTGACATCCAAGCCAGCAAGCGCCTCTGGCTCACCCCAGGACGGCTGCGCTCAGGGGAACTCGGACAGGAGCGCTGGGGCCCCGAGCCTGGAAACAGATCCACCTGATTCCCCAGGGAATACGGGAGTCACAAATCAGAGGCCTCCTGCTCCGGCCTGGCTCCCCCGGGGCCGGGGACAGGACCCTGGGGAGCTCCGTCTgaaaggggctgcagctcagcacgGTCTCTCGGCAGCTGAGCCAGGAACTCCAATGCACCAGGGGGCTTTGGGAAGCTCCGGTGGGTTCCCGGAGCTGGAGGGAGCATGTGTGATCTGCTGGGATGGGCAGAACCTCCTGCGCAGGGAACAAGAGTTTCAGTCGCTCTCGTCGCAGGTCGCTGGGCTCTTGGGCTGGGAGTCCCAGGCTGGGTGGCGCCGGGGCCTGGGTTTGTTGCTGGCTAACCAGGCAGGTGCTGCAGAAGCTGCTCGGTGCTGGTTCGGGGATGGCAATTCTCAGAGCTCCCCCCCGCAGGGTGTCTGCCCCACTCTGCCATGTGCCCTGCCTGGGAATCTGGggcggggggtccctgggggctcACAGGGGCCAGGAGCTAGGACTGGGGGCCTCGGGGAAGGGAGCCAAGGGGGCAGACGAGTGGGAGTGGttagcccctccctcagccccccagctgtgcccagatcCATGGGAGACCTGAGCCCCCCGTCCCAATGTTTGGGCCAGGATCTAGAGGTGTCCTGAGTCCTACTCCTGCCCCTCTGGGTGTGCAGATAGAATGGGGGctgtgccccactcctgcccccctgcatgtgctgggagctgggggtcaggaaggaatttttcattggtgtggagtggggtgggggccagtcaGGAGTAGGGGTGAAATAGGGGGGCACTTGGAGTGCGGGTGGGGCAAAGAAGATCAGGTAATGTGGGGGACTGAGCACCCagtgctgggaggagcaggggggaCCCACACAGGAAAACATCAGAGCGGCTCAGTCAGCTCAGCAGCTCTGTACTGGATGGGAATTtcagcctctcccacccccctgcctggGCAACAGCATCGCctgtgggctgggccctgggacagccaCCCCGGAGAGATTCAGGCCCCAGTCAGCCAAGCGCCCACCACCGGGTCCGGGTCTCTTTGGGTGGTGCGCATGAGCTGCTGCTgcggtgcacagaataaaattattCCCCACCTGAACGGGAAAGAGGCGCAGGAACCTGCTGAGCACTCCCGGAGCCACTCACCCGCTTTGGGCAGAGCCCAGGGAGTGGGGCGGACCCTGGAGGAGGCTTCAGCTCAGGAGCCAGACCCTGCCTTTCCTCGTGGGTGGCGCTTACCTGTCCTGCATCAGCCAGCGGGatcccagccccggccccgctcGCTGCTCTCTGGGCTTTGCTGTGTGCCATATATATACACCCGGCCGTGCCGACTAGTGGTTTTCTTCAGGCAGCCCCACCCCCGTGGCACCCGGAGGCCACACCCCCTCTCCAGCACTGTCCCACTCTGGGCAAAGGCATGCCCTgacccccccagctcaccaccctgcgGGGAGGCAGCACCATTCCCAggaacagcccccagcccctctccctgtaatgctggggctgggggaagcccaatcccctgccctgcccccctgctgagcccagagctgggtgaatgctgctgcccaccctggctggcacagagctctgcacccGGGGCTGGcgtggctccctgctccccgggCATGTGGGGCCCCCCTACTTTTATCATcgcagggcagaataaatgttattacGTGCACCGAGGTCTGTGCGGACGTGCACCACCTGCAGACCCACacgttgccagctgtgggcgctccgcTACCCACTGGGTGGCACCTGTCTCTCTCCTGGGTGCCCACCAGAGTGGACAAGGAACCCGGTAGGGTCCCGCTCCCAGTGCTGGCAGAGGAAGGGGAGATGGGGGGTTACCATCAGCACCAGGCCCGACACCACAGCTGACATTTCCTGGGTtccccttccccagtgcccacctccagccccctctttgtcccccaaggctccccccatgtgcccctcatttctctccccccaccctgcccccagccgccaCACTGCCACCAGTAGCAGTGCTGCAGAACAACTGTGGTGGGGTG is a window encoding:
- the LOC142014991 gene encoding perforin-1-like — encoded protein: MPRSRDFILLLFLFLFPGVSTYCYMSTAEECSKVTASVPGHHLVREGIDITTLSATGTYLVDTDLRVSPNGTCTLCRNPLQGQVQRAPLAVVDWKVNVLCNQDISSSVEESAVGAARVKAADVTNDWKKDLVLPGEPRLQAVQGTQSRLTNYAYEKEQQDRHMFVLQELSCVYYSMRVRPDPPLMPDFSWAVSQLPPVYESTTYRQFLTRFGTHYMSQAVLGGRVRKLSAIPTCRAVLDGLTTTEIQQRLVSQFRQELGLAQSLSSPHDYEQSSQDSWSSQAPYMDGNAEVTGGHGHGNLLSATKQDPAALSSWMESLKGSPGLVSYSLAPIHTLLGSANPRREALRQAVKEYVLERGQRKCPRRCPQGGRADPLDPCKCHCSGDPLINSKCCSLQRGTARLKVRVLSGQDLKGDLMSPSDPYVSVFFQGLKLQTSLITDNDNPVWMEDLDFGAVKLWSKPELKVEVWDSDAWPLKDQLLGSCQIPLKVGRNVLLTCAFSSSLVTYSYLLECGPNLGGDVCQEYMPVRG